One Solea senegalensis isolate Sse05_10M linkage group LG3, IFAPA_SoseM_1, whole genome shotgun sequence genomic window carries:
- the LOC122767186 gene encoding trafficking protein particle complex subunit 14-like isoform X1, which yields MTMESTCEYFMYFPAAPISSLSDPAKYTSLPQRKHVYLGETVQFLLVLQFRDASDKRDSCGAVHWKEQVGTLSALASVCVAESRQQRAAECPPDFQSCNSSCDGGSESVTTNRTFTQCDPLLIQNSSAFKGRQDGTEPVKSASVSDDQVIFCLTVSLDKLPVNTLKAKVIVTVWTQEEEKVEVSEHGYLTLLQLRRPTHTFRQDLRTFKAQVNTTLDVLPPPSVHCQQLTVSGKHLTVLKVVNCSSHEVVCVRDVRILPNYNSSYLPMMPDGSVLIVDNVCHQSAEVTMASFYRIDNKSSRLPSMLSALEEQNFLFQLQLQDKEEEDSSEGLEVPLVAVLQWYAPAHPLTRYISSCYSLPTIRLDRPQLVMTASCASAIRPLQHLWVKYTLLNNLQDFIGVRLIWNSEAQCRRYQHDSRLAAVVCQTPLNNLGQCRKGSTLSFTVAFQILTTGVFELCQHMKLKLQFTASMSSPPPSSPLRKSPSSSPVARELLEKQSLCRSQSFSHQQPSRSHHVRSGSVMEQRIITPPMGSPLGRTLYPPPDHALFSLDKIAKRECKVLVLEPVQEAHCR from the exons ATGACGATGGAATCAACGTGCGAGTATTTCATGTATTTCCCCGCCGCTCCAATATCGAGTCTCTCGGACCCGGCGAAGTACACGAGTCTTCCGCAGCGAAAGCACGTCTACCTCGGGGAGACCGTCCAGTTCCTGCTCGTGCTGCAGTTCCGGGACGCTTCGGACAAGCGCGACAGCTGCGGGGCGGTTCACTGGAAGGAGCAGGTGGGTACTCTATCAGCGCtggcgagtgtgtgtgtcgctgAGAGCCGCCAGCAGAGAGCCGCTGAGTGTCCACCAGACTTCCAGAGCTgcaacagcagctgtgatggGGGCAGCGAGTCTGTAACCACCAACCGGACATTCACTCAGTGCGACCCGCTTCTCATTCAGAATAGCTCGGCCTTTAAGGGACGGCAGGACGGGACGGAACCAGTGAAG TCTGCCTCAGTGTCTGATGACCAGGTTATCTTTTGTCTCACCGTCTCGTTGGACAAGCTGCCAGTCAACACACTCAAAGCCAAG GTCATAGTTactgtgtggacacaggaggaagagaaggtgGAGGTGAGCGAACATGGCTACCTGACTCTTCTGCAGCTCAGGAGACCAACACACACCTTCAGACAGGACCTCAGGACCTTCAAAGCTCAGG TCAACACCACCCTGGATGTTCTTCCACCTCCCAGTGTCCACTGTCAGCAGCTGACTGTCTCTGGAAAACACTTGACTGTTCTCAAAG tgGTGAACTGCAGCTCTCACGAGGTGGTGTGTGTCAGAGATGTGAGAATCCTTCCTAACTATAACTCGTCCTACCTCCCCATGATGCCAGATGGTTCAGTGCTTATCGTGGACAATGTCTG CCATCAGTCCGCTGAGGTCACCATGGCTTCATTCTACCGGATAGACAACAAATCATCGCGTTTACCCAGCATGCTCAGTGCCCTGGAGGAGCAGAACTTCCTGTTCCAACTGCAGCTACAagacaaagaagaggaggactCCAGCGAG GGTTTGGAAGTCCCATTGGTGGCTGTGTTGCAGTGGTACGCACCAGCACATCCTCTCACAAG GTATATTTCTAGCTGCTATTCGTTGCCCACTATCCGCTTGGATCGTCCTCAGCTGGTGATGACAGCCTCCTGTGCCAGTGCCATCAGACCCCTGCAACACTTGTGGGTTAAATACACTCTGCTGAACAACTTACAGGACTTTATTGGTGTCCGTCTGATCTGGAATTCTGAAG CTCAGTGTCGCAGGTATCAGCATGACTCCAGGTTGGCAGCAGTGGTGTGTCAGACTCCCCTTAACAACTTGGGACAGTGTAGGAAAGGCTCCACTCTGTCCTTTACAGTGGCCTTCCAGATCCTCACTACTGGAGTCTTTGAG CTATGCCAGCACATGAAACTGAAGCTGCAGTTCACAGCCTCCATGTCTTCACCTCCCCCTTCATCACCTCTGAGGAAGTCTCCGTCATCCAGTCCTGTCGCCAGAGAGCTGCTGGAGAAACAGAGCCTGTGTCGCTCGCAGAGCTTCTCCCACCAGCAGCCATCCAGATCACACCACGTCAG GTCAGGCAGTGTAATGGAGCAGCGTATTATCACGCCTCCTATGGGATCTCCACTGGGCCGAACCCTCTACCCTCCCCCTGACCACGCCCTCTTTTCACTGGACAAAATAGCCAAGAGGGAGTGCAAGGTGTTGGTGCTGGAACCAGTCCAAGAGGCACACTGCAG ATGa
- the LOC122767186 gene encoding trafficking protein particle complex subunit 14-like isoform X2: MTMESTCEYFMYFPAAPISSLSDPAKYTSLPQRKHVYLGETVQFLLVLQFRDASDKRDSCGAVHWKEQVGTLSALASVCVAESRQQRAAECPPDFQSCNSSCDGGSESVTTNRTFTQCDPLLIQNSSAFKGRQDGTEPVKSASVSDDQVIFCLTVSLDKLPVNTLKAKVIVTVWTQEEEKVEVSEHGYLTLLQLRRPTHTFRQDLRTFKAQVNTTLDVLPPPSVHCQQLTVSGKHLTVLKVVNCSSHEVVCVRDVRILPNYNSSYLPMMPDGSVLIVDNVCHQSAEVTMASFYRIDNKSSRLPSMLSALEEQNFLFQLQLQDKEEEDSSEGLEVPLVAVLQWYAPAHPLTRYISSCYSLPTIRLDRPQLVMTASCASAIRPLQHLWVKYTLLNNLQDFIGVRLIWNSEGEEESPNEMYHSSLTTFNIFNSDSLKSAFPFILFIVCLYGALCIPVKMKRNRSHSSVSQVSA; the protein is encoded by the exons ATGACGATGGAATCAACGTGCGAGTATTTCATGTATTTCCCCGCCGCTCCAATATCGAGTCTCTCGGACCCGGCGAAGTACACGAGTCTTCCGCAGCGAAAGCACGTCTACCTCGGGGAGACCGTCCAGTTCCTGCTCGTGCTGCAGTTCCGGGACGCTTCGGACAAGCGCGACAGCTGCGGGGCGGTTCACTGGAAGGAGCAGGTGGGTACTCTATCAGCGCtggcgagtgtgtgtgtcgctgAGAGCCGCCAGCAGAGAGCCGCTGAGTGTCCACCAGACTTCCAGAGCTgcaacagcagctgtgatggGGGCAGCGAGTCTGTAACCACCAACCGGACATTCACTCAGTGCGACCCGCTTCTCATTCAGAATAGCTCGGCCTTTAAGGGACGGCAGGACGGGACGGAACCAGTGAAG TCTGCCTCAGTGTCTGATGACCAGGTTATCTTTTGTCTCACCGTCTCGTTGGACAAGCTGCCAGTCAACACACTCAAAGCCAAG GTCATAGTTactgtgtggacacaggaggaagagaaggtgGAGGTGAGCGAACATGGCTACCTGACTCTTCTGCAGCTCAGGAGACCAACACACACCTTCAGACAGGACCTCAGGACCTTCAAAGCTCAGG TCAACACCACCCTGGATGTTCTTCCACCTCCCAGTGTCCACTGTCAGCAGCTGACTGTCTCTGGAAAACACTTGACTGTTCTCAAAG tgGTGAACTGCAGCTCTCACGAGGTGGTGTGTGTCAGAGATGTGAGAATCCTTCCTAACTATAACTCGTCCTACCTCCCCATGATGCCAGATGGTTCAGTGCTTATCGTGGACAATGTCTG CCATCAGTCCGCTGAGGTCACCATGGCTTCATTCTACCGGATAGACAACAAATCATCGCGTTTACCCAGCATGCTCAGTGCCCTGGAGGAGCAGAACTTCCTGTTCCAACTGCAGCTACAagacaaagaagaggaggactCCAGCGAG GGTTTGGAAGTCCCATTGGTGGCTGTGTTGCAGTGGTACGCACCAGCACATCCTCTCACAAG GTATATTTCTAGCTGCTATTCGTTGCCCACTATCCGCTTGGATCGTCCTCAGCTGGTGATGACAGCCTCCTGTGCCAGTGCCATCAGACCCCTGCAACACTTGTGGGTTAAATACACTCTGCTGAACAACTTACAGGACTTTATTGGTGTCCGTCTGATCTGGAATTCTGAAGGTGAGGAGGAAAGTCCAAATGAGATGTATCACTCATCACTGActacttttaatattttcaatAGTGATTCATTGAAGTCTgcttttccattcattttatttattgtgtgtttgtatggcGCCCTCTGCATACCCGTTAAGATGAAGAGAAATAGATCTCACAG CTCAGTGTCGCAGGTATCAGCATGA